In a single window of the Enoplosus armatus isolate fEnoArm2 chromosome 15, fEnoArm2.hap1, whole genome shotgun sequence genome:
- the rps6ka5 gene encoding ribosomal protein S6 kinase alpha-5 isoform X3, translating to MKVLKKATIVQKAKTAEHTRTERQVLEHIRQSPFLVTLHYAFQTDTKLHLILDYVNGGELFTHLVQRVRFKEQEVALYSGEIVLALEHLHKMERAFSVCGTIEYMAPEIVEGGESGHDKAVDWWSLGVLMYELLTGGSPFTVDGDENSHTDIAKRISKKDPPFPKDMGPLAKDLIQRLLIKDPKKRLGSGPNGAENVKKHPFYQKINWEDLAAKKVPAPFKPVIRDELDVSNFAEEFTEMDPTYSPAALPQNCDRIFQGYSFMAPSILFKRNVVMDDPVQLCGGSERPGSAAVARSAMMKDSPFYMSYEMDLRDSVLGEGSFSICRRCTHKKTGQKYAVKIVSKRMEAQTQREIAALKLCDGHPNIVKLHEIYHDQLHTYVVLELLGGGELLERIRRKQHFSETEASRIMRKLVSAVSHMHDVGVVHRDLKPENLLFTDESENSEIKIIDFGFARLKPPDNQLLKTPCFTLQYAAPEILKYDGYDESCDLWSLGVILYTMLSGQVPFQCQEKSLTHTSAEEIMKKIKQGDFSFEGEAWRNVSQQAKDLIQELLTVDPNKRIKMCGLRYNAWLQDDSQLSSNPLMTPDILGSSTASVHTYVKATFNAFNKCKREGFRLQTVDKAPLAKRRKMKKTSTSTETRSSSSESTHSSSSSSQSQEKTFPGGDTNPQPSKSTPDNTPGTLGTDSEHQPAHPAFHFSEGQ from the exons ATGAAGGTTTTGAAGAAGGCCACTATTGTACAAAAGGCAAAGACTGCAGAACACACACGGACGGAGCGGCAAGTGCTGGAGCACATCCGCCAGTCTCCATTCCTCGTCACACTTCACTACGCCTTCCAGACGGATACCAAGCTGCACCTCATTCTCG ATTATGTAAATGGTGGGGAGCTCTTCACACATTTGGTGCAAAGGGTGCGTTTTAAGGAGCAAGAAGTAGCCTTGTACAGTGGAGAGATTGTGTTGGCACTAGAACATCTACACAAG ATGGAAAGGGCATTTTCTGTCTGCGGCACCATTGAATATATGGCTCCAGAAATTGTGGAAGGCGGGGAGTCTGGACATGACAAG GCGGTAGACTGGTGGAGCCTCGGCGTGTTGATGTACGAGCTTTTGACTGGCGGCTCACCCTTCACCGTTGATGGAGATGAGAACTCGCACACAGACATTGCCAA GAGGATTTCCAAAAAGGATCCTCCGTTCCCCAAAGATATGGGACCACTGGCCAAAGACCTCATCCAGCGGCTCCTCATCAAAGATCCCAAGAAGAGATTGGGCTCAGGTCCAAATGGAGCagagaatgtaaaaaaacaccCGTTTTACCAG AAAATCAACTGGGAGGACTTGGCAGCTAAGAAGGTGCCTGCCCCGTTCAAGCCAGTGATTCGGGATGAGCTGGATGTCAGCAACTTTGCAGAAGAGTTCACAGAGATGGACCCCACCTACTCTCCCGCAGCTCTGCCTCAGAACTGTGACCGCATCTTCCAG ggCTACTCTTTCATGGCTCCCTCCATCCTGTTTAAGAGGAATGTGGTGATGGACGACCCTGTCCAGCTGTGTGGGGGCTCTGAGAGGCCAGGCTCTGCTGCGGTGGCCCGCAGCGCCATGATGAAG GACTCACCTTTCTATATGAGTTATGAGATGGACCTGAGGGACAGTGTTCTGGGAGAGGGTAGCTTCTCCATCTGCAGACGGTGCACACACAAGAAGACTGGACAGAAATACGCTGTCAAGATTGTCAGCAAGAG GATGGAGGCTCAAACTCAGCGGGAAATAGCAGCCCTGAAGCTCTGCGATGGCCACCCTAACATTGTCAAGTTACATGAAATATACCACGACCAG cTCCACACGTATGTGGTTCTGGAGCTGCTCGGTGGAGgggagctgctggagaggaTCCGCAGAAAGCAACATTTCAGCGAAACAGAGGCCAGCCGCATCATGCGAAAACTGGTGTCGGCTGTCAGTCACATGCACGACGTAGGAGTGGTGCACAGGGACCTTAAACCGGAG AACCTGCTCTTCACAGACGAGAGTGAGAACTCTGAGATAAAAATCATAGACTTTGGATTTGCTCGCCTCAAACCACCAGACAATCAGCTCCTGAAGACTCCCTGCTTCACCCTGCAGTACGCTGCGCCAGAGATACTCAAATATGACGGCTACGATGAGTCCTGTGACCTGTGGAGCCTGGGGGTCATTCTG TACACCATGCTGTCTGGCCAGGTGCCTTTTCAGTGTCAGGAGAAGAGCCTGACCCACACCAGCGCTGAGGAAATTATGAAGAAAATCAAACAGGGGGACTTCTCTTTTGAAGGCGAGGCCTGGAGAAATGTGTCCCAGCAGGCCAAGGACCTTATACAAG agctgctgacGGTGGACCCAAACAAGAGGATTAAGATGTGCGGCCTACGTTACAATGCCTGGCTCCAGGACGACAGCCAGCTGTCCTCAAACCCACTCATGACCCCGGACATCCTCGGCTCCTCCACTGCCTCCGTCCACACTTACGTCAAAGCTACCTTTAAT GCATTTAACAAATGTAAGCGGGAAGGTTTCCGCCTGCAGACGGTGGACAAGGCGCCACTAGCcaagaggagaaagatgaaaaagacGAGTACCAGCACAGAGACCCGCAGCAGTTCCAGTGAGAGCACCCattcctcgtcctcgtcctcccaGTCTCAGGAGAAGACTTTTCCAGGGGGCGACACCAACCCGCAGCCCTCCAAAAGCACACCTGACAACACACCTGGTACCCTGGGAACGGACTCTGAGCACCAACCAGCGCATCCAGCCTTTCACTTCTCAGAAGGACAGTGA
- the rps6ka5 gene encoding ribosomal protein S6 kinase alpha-5 isoform X1, giving the protein MKVLKKATIVQKAKTAEHTRTERQVLEHIRQSPFLVTLHYAFQTDTKLHLILDYVNGGELFTHLVQRVRFKEQEVALYSGEIVLALEHLHKLGIVYRDLKLENILLDSSGHIVLTDFGLSKEFDQMERAFSVCGTIEYMAPEIVEGGESGHDKAVDWWSLGVLMYELLTGGSPFTVDGDENSHTDIAKRISKKDPPFPKDMGPLAKDLIQRLLIKDPKKRLGSGPNGAENVKKHPFYQKINWEDLAAKKVPAPFKPVIRDELDVSNFAEEFTEMDPTYSPAALPQNCDRIFQGYSFMAPSILFKRNVVMDDPVQLCGGSERPGSAAVARSAMMKDSPFYMSYEMDLRDSVLGEGSFSICRRCTHKKTGQKYAVKIVSKRMEAQTQREIAALKLCDGHPNIVKLHEIYHDQLHTYVVLELLGGGELLERIRRKQHFSETEASRIMRKLVSAVSHMHDVGVVHRDLKPENLLFTDESENSEIKIIDFGFARLKPPDNQLLKTPCFTLQYAAPEILKYDGYDESCDLWSLGVILYTMLSGQVPFQCQEKSLTHTSAEEIMKKIKQGDFSFEGEAWRNVSQQAKDLIQELLTVDPNKRIKMCGLRYNAWLQDDSQLSSNPLMTPDILGSSTASVHTYVKATFNAFNKCKREGFRLQTVDKAPLAKRRKMKKTSTSTETRSSSSESTHSSSSSSQSQEKTFPGGDTNPQPSKSTPDNTPGTLGTDSEHQPAHPAFHFSEGQ; this is encoded by the exons ATGAAGGTTTTGAAGAAGGCCACTATTGTACAAAAGGCAAAGACTGCAGAACACACACGGACGGAGCGGCAAGTGCTGGAGCACATCCGCCAGTCTCCATTCCTCGTCACACTTCACTACGCCTTCCAGACGGATACCAAGCTGCACCTCATTCTCG ATTATGTAAATGGTGGGGAGCTCTTCACACATTTGGTGCAAAGGGTGCGTTTTAAGGAGCAAGAAGTAGCCTTGTACAGTGGAGAGATTGTGTTGGCACTAGAACATCTACACAAG CTTGGGATAGTCTATCGGGACCTGAAACTTGAGAATATTCTACTGGATTCAAGTGGTCATATAGTTCTCACAGACTTTGGCCTCAGTAAAGAATTTGATCAG ATGGAAAGGGCATTTTCTGTCTGCGGCACCATTGAATATATGGCTCCAGAAATTGTGGAAGGCGGGGAGTCTGGACATGACAAG GCGGTAGACTGGTGGAGCCTCGGCGTGTTGATGTACGAGCTTTTGACTGGCGGCTCACCCTTCACCGTTGATGGAGATGAGAACTCGCACACAGACATTGCCAA GAGGATTTCCAAAAAGGATCCTCCGTTCCCCAAAGATATGGGACCACTGGCCAAAGACCTCATCCAGCGGCTCCTCATCAAAGATCCCAAGAAGAGATTGGGCTCAGGTCCAAATGGAGCagagaatgtaaaaaaacaccCGTTTTACCAG AAAATCAACTGGGAGGACTTGGCAGCTAAGAAGGTGCCTGCCCCGTTCAAGCCAGTGATTCGGGATGAGCTGGATGTCAGCAACTTTGCAGAAGAGTTCACAGAGATGGACCCCACCTACTCTCCCGCAGCTCTGCCTCAGAACTGTGACCGCATCTTCCAG ggCTACTCTTTCATGGCTCCCTCCATCCTGTTTAAGAGGAATGTGGTGATGGACGACCCTGTCCAGCTGTGTGGGGGCTCTGAGAGGCCAGGCTCTGCTGCGGTGGCCCGCAGCGCCATGATGAAG GACTCACCTTTCTATATGAGTTATGAGATGGACCTGAGGGACAGTGTTCTGGGAGAGGGTAGCTTCTCCATCTGCAGACGGTGCACACACAAGAAGACTGGACAGAAATACGCTGTCAAGATTGTCAGCAAGAG GATGGAGGCTCAAACTCAGCGGGAAATAGCAGCCCTGAAGCTCTGCGATGGCCACCCTAACATTGTCAAGTTACATGAAATATACCACGACCAG cTCCACACGTATGTGGTTCTGGAGCTGCTCGGTGGAGgggagctgctggagaggaTCCGCAGAAAGCAACATTTCAGCGAAACAGAGGCCAGCCGCATCATGCGAAAACTGGTGTCGGCTGTCAGTCACATGCACGACGTAGGAGTGGTGCACAGGGACCTTAAACCGGAG AACCTGCTCTTCACAGACGAGAGTGAGAACTCTGAGATAAAAATCATAGACTTTGGATTTGCTCGCCTCAAACCACCAGACAATCAGCTCCTGAAGACTCCCTGCTTCACCCTGCAGTACGCTGCGCCAGAGATACTCAAATATGACGGCTACGATGAGTCCTGTGACCTGTGGAGCCTGGGGGTCATTCTG TACACCATGCTGTCTGGCCAGGTGCCTTTTCAGTGTCAGGAGAAGAGCCTGACCCACACCAGCGCTGAGGAAATTATGAAGAAAATCAAACAGGGGGACTTCTCTTTTGAAGGCGAGGCCTGGAGAAATGTGTCCCAGCAGGCCAAGGACCTTATACAAG agctgctgacGGTGGACCCAAACAAGAGGATTAAGATGTGCGGCCTACGTTACAATGCCTGGCTCCAGGACGACAGCCAGCTGTCCTCAAACCCACTCATGACCCCGGACATCCTCGGCTCCTCCACTGCCTCCGTCCACACTTACGTCAAAGCTACCTTTAAT GCATTTAACAAATGTAAGCGGGAAGGTTTCCGCCTGCAGACGGTGGACAAGGCGCCACTAGCcaagaggagaaagatgaaaaagacGAGTACCAGCACAGAGACCCGCAGCAGTTCCAGTGAGAGCACCCattcctcgtcctcgtcctcccaGTCTCAGGAGAAGACTTTTCCAGGGGGCGACACCAACCCGCAGCCCTCCAAAAGCACACCTGACAACACACCTGGTACCCTGGGAACGGACTCTGAGCACCAACCAGCGCATCCAGCCTTTCACTTCTCAGAAGGACAGTGA
- the rps6ka5 gene encoding ribosomal protein S6 kinase alpha-5 isoform X4, which produces MKVLKKATIVQKAKTAEHTRTERQVLEHIRQSPFLVTLHYAFQTDTKLHLILDYVNGGELFTHLVQRVRFKEQEVALYSGEIVLALEHLHKLGIVYRDLKLENILLDSSGHIVLTDFGLSKEFDQMERAFSVCGTIEYMAPEIVEGGESGHDKAVDWWSLGVLMYELLTGGSPFTVDGDENSHTDIAKRISKKDPPFPKDMGPLAKDLIQRLLIKDPKKRLGSGPNGAENVKKHPFYQGYSFMAPSILFKRNVVMDDPVQLCGGSERPGSAAVARSAMMKDSPFYMSYEMDLRDSVLGEGSFSICRRCTHKKTGQKYAVKIVSKRMEAQTQREIAALKLCDGHPNIVKLHEIYHDQLHTYVVLELLGGGELLERIRRKQHFSETEASRIMRKLVSAVSHMHDVGVVHRDLKPENLLFTDESENSEIKIIDFGFARLKPPDNQLLKTPCFTLQYAAPEILKYDGYDESCDLWSLGVILYTMLSGQVPFQCQEKSLTHTSAEEIMKKIKQGDFSFEGEAWRNVSQQAKDLIQELLTVDPNKRIKMCGLRYNAWLQDDSQLSSNPLMTPDILGSSTASVHTYVKATFNAFNKCKREGFRLQTVDKAPLAKRRKMKKTSTSTETRSSSSESTHSSSSSSQSQEKTFPGGDTNPQPSKSTPDNTPGTLGTDSEHQPAHPAFHFSEGQ; this is translated from the exons ATGAAGGTTTTGAAGAAGGCCACTATTGTACAAAAGGCAAAGACTGCAGAACACACACGGACGGAGCGGCAAGTGCTGGAGCACATCCGCCAGTCTCCATTCCTCGTCACACTTCACTACGCCTTCCAGACGGATACCAAGCTGCACCTCATTCTCG ATTATGTAAATGGTGGGGAGCTCTTCACACATTTGGTGCAAAGGGTGCGTTTTAAGGAGCAAGAAGTAGCCTTGTACAGTGGAGAGATTGTGTTGGCACTAGAACATCTACACAAG CTTGGGATAGTCTATCGGGACCTGAAACTTGAGAATATTCTACTGGATTCAAGTGGTCATATAGTTCTCACAGACTTTGGCCTCAGTAAAGAATTTGATCAG ATGGAAAGGGCATTTTCTGTCTGCGGCACCATTGAATATATGGCTCCAGAAATTGTGGAAGGCGGGGAGTCTGGACATGACAAG GCGGTAGACTGGTGGAGCCTCGGCGTGTTGATGTACGAGCTTTTGACTGGCGGCTCACCCTTCACCGTTGATGGAGATGAGAACTCGCACACAGACATTGCCAA GAGGATTTCCAAAAAGGATCCTCCGTTCCCCAAAGATATGGGACCACTGGCCAAAGACCTCATCCAGCGGCTCCTCATCAAAGATCCCAAGAAGAGATTGGGCTCAGGTCCAAATGGAGCagagaatgtaaaaaaacaccCGTTTTACCAG ggCTACTCTTTCATGGCTCCCTCCATCCTGTTTAAGAGGAATGTGGTGATGGACGACCCTGTCCAGCTGTGTGGGGGCTCTGAGAGGCCAGGCTCTGCTGCGGTGGCCCGCAGCGCCATGATGAAG GACTCACCTTTCTATATGAGTTATGAGATGGACCTGAGGGACAGTGTTCTGGGAGAGGGTAGCTTCTCCATCTGCAGACGGTGCACACACAAGAAGACTGGACAGAAATACGCTGTCAAGATTGTCAGCAAGAG GATGGAGGCTCAAACTCAGCGGGAAATAGCAGCCCTGAAGCTCTGCGATGGCCACCCTAACATTGTCAAGTTACATGAAATATACCACGACCAG cTCCACACGTATGTGGTTCTGGAGCTGCTCGGTGGAGgggagctgctggagaggaTCCGCAGAAAGCAACATTTCAGCGAAACAGAGGCCAGCCGCATCATGCGAAAACTGGTGTCGGCTGTCAGTCACATGCACGACGTAGGAGTGGTGCACAGGGACCTTAAACCGGAG AACCTGCTCTTCACAGACGAGAGTGAGAACTCTGAGATAAAAATCATAGACTTTGGATTTGCTCGCCTCAAACCACCAGACAATCAGCTCCTGAAGACTCCCTGCTTCACCCTGCAGTACGCTGCGCCAGAGATACTCAAATATGACGGCTACGATGAGTCCTGTGACCTGTGGAGCCTGGGGGTCATTCTG TACACCATGCTGTCTGGCCAGGTGCCTTTTCAGTGTCAGGAGAAGAGCCTGACCCACACCAGCGCTGAGGAAATTATGAAGAAAATCAAACAGGGGGACTTCTCTTTTGAAGGCGAGGCCTGGAGAAATGTGTCCCAGCAGGCCAAGGACCTTATACAAG agctgctgacGGTGGACCCAAACAAGAGGATTAAGATGTGCGGCCTACGTTACAATGCCTGGCTCCAGGACGACAGCCAGCTGTCCTCAAACCCACTCATGACCCCGGACATCCTCGGCTCCTCCACTGCCTCCGTCCACACTTACGTCAAAGCTACCTTTAAT GCATTTAACAAATGTAAGCGGGAAGGTTTCCGCCTGCAGACGGTGGACAAGGCGCCACTAGCcaagaggagaaagatgaaaaagacGAGTACCAGCACAGAGACCCGCAGCAGTTCCAGTGAGAGCACCCattcctcgtcctcgtcctcccaGTCTCAGGAGAAGACTTTTCCAGGGGGCGACACCAACCCGCAGCCCTCCAAAAGCACACCTGACAACACACCTGGTACCCTGGGAACGGACTCTGAGCACCAACCAGCGCATCCAGCCTTTCACTTCTCAGAAGGACAGTGA
- the rps6ka5 gene encoding ribosomal protein S6 kinase alpha-5 isoform X2, with protein MKVLKKATIVQKAKTAEHTRTERQVLEHIRQSPFLVTLHYAFQTDTKLHLILDYVNGGELFTHLVQRVRFKEQEVALYSGEIVLALEHLHKLGIVYRDLKLENILLDSSGHIVLTDFGLSKEFDQAVDWWSLGVLMYELLTGGSPFTVDGDENSHTDIAKRISKKDPPFPKDMGPLAKDLIQRLLIKDPKKRLGSGPNGAENVKKHPFYQKINWEDLAAKKVPAPFKPVIRDELDVSNFAEEFTEMDPTYSPAALPQNCDRIFQGYSFMAPSILFKRNVVMDDPVQLCGGSERPGSAAVARSAMMKDSPFYMSYEMDLRDSVLGEGSFSICRRCTHKKTGQKYAVKIVSKRMEAQTQREIAALKLCDGHPNIVKLHEIYHDQLHTYVVLELLGGGELLERIRRKQHFSETEASRIMRKLVSAVSHMHDVGVVHRDLKPENLLFTDESENSEIKIIDFGFARLKPPDNQLLKTPCFTLQYAAPEILKYDGYDESCDLWSLGVILYTMLSGQVPFQCQEKSLTHTSAEEIMKKIKQGDFSFEGEAWRNVSQQAKDLIQELLTVDPNKRIKMCGLRYNAWLQDDSQLSSNPLMTPDILGSSTASVHTYVKATFNAFNKCKREGFRLQTVDKAPLAKRRKMKKTSTSTETRSSSSESTHSSSSSSQSQEKTFPGGDTNPQPSKSTPDNTPGTLGTDSEHQPAHPAFHFSEGQ; from the exons ATGAAGGTTTTGAAGAAGGCCACTATTGTACAAAAGGCAAAGACTGCAGAACACACACGGACGGAGCGGCAAGTGCTGGAGCACATCCGCCAGTCTCCATTCCTCGTCACACTTCACTACGCCTTCCAGACGGATACCAAGCTGCACCTCATTCTCG ATTATGTAAATGGTGGGGAGCTCTTCACACATTTGGTGCAAAGGGTGCGTTTTAAGGAGCAAGAAGTAGCCTTGTACAGTGGAGAGATTGTGTTGGCACTAGAACATCTACACAAG CTTGGGATAGTCTATCGGGACCTGAAACTTGAGAATATTCTACTGGATTCAAGTGGTCATATAGTTCTCACAGACTTTGGCCTCAGTAAAGAATTTGATCAG GCGGTAGACTGGTGGAGCCTCGGCGTGTTGATGTACGAGCTTTTGACTGGCGGCTCACCCTTCACCGTTGATGGAGATGAGAACTCGCACACAGACATTGCCAA GAGGATTTCCAAAAAGGATCCTCCGTTCCCCAAAGATATGGGACCACTGGCCAAAGACCTCATCCAGCGGCTCCTCATCAAAGATCCCAAGAAGAGATTGGGCTCAGGTCCAAATGGAGCagagaatgtaaaaaaacaccCGTTTTACCAG AAAATCAACTGGGAGGACTTGGCAGCTAAGAAGGTGCCTGCCCCGTTCAAGCCAGTGATTCGGGATGAGCTGGATGTCAGCAACTTTGCAGAAGAGTTCACAGAGATGGACCCCACCTACTCTCCCGCAGCTCTGCCTCAGAACTGTGACCGCATCTTCCAG ggCTACTCTTTCATGGCTCCCTCCATCCTGTTTAAGAGGAATGTGGTGATGGACGACCCTGTCCAGCTGTGTGGGGGCTCTGAGAGGCCAGGCTCTGCTGCGGTGGCCCGCAGCGCCATGATGAAG GACTCACCTTTCTATATGAGTTATGAGATGGACCTGAGGGACAGTGTTCTGGGAGAGGGTAGCTTCTCCATCTGCAGACGGTGCACACACAAGAAGACTGGACAGAAATACGCTGTCAAGATTGTCAGCAAGAG GATGGAGGCTCAAACTCAGCGGGAAATAGCAGCCCTGAAGCTCTGCGATGGCCACCCTAACATTGTCAAGTTACATGAAATATACCACGACCAG cTCCACACGTATGTGGTTCTGGAGCTGCTCGGTGGAGgggagctgctggagaggaTCCGCAGAAAGCAACATTTCAGCGAAACAGAGGCCAGCCGCATCATGCGAAAACTGGTGTCGGCTGTCAGTCACATGCACGACGTAGGAGTGGTGCACAGGGACCTTAAACCGGAG AACCTGCTCTTCACAGACGAGAGTGAGAACTCTGAGATAAAAATCATAGACTTTGGATTTGCTCGCCTCAAACCACCAGACAATCAGCTCCTGAAGACTCCCTGCTTCACCCTGCAGTACGCTGCGCCAGAGATACTCAAATATGACGGCTACGATGAGTCCTGTGACCTGTGGAGCCTGGGGGTCATTCTG TACACCATGCTGTCTGGCCAGGTGCCTTTTCAGTGTCAGGAGAAGAGCCTGACCCACACCAGCGCTGAGGAAATTATGAAGAAAATCAAACAGGGGGACTTCTCTTTTGAAGGCGAGGCCTGGAGAAATGTGTCCCAGCAGGCCAAGGACCTTATACAAG agctgctgacGGTGGACCCAAACAAGAGGATTAAGATGTGCGGCCTACGTTACAATGCCTGGCTCCAGGACGACAGCCAGCTGTCCTCAAACCCACTCATGACCCCGGACATCCTCGGCTCCTCCACTGCCTCCGTCCACACTTACGTCAAAGCTACCTTTAAT GCATTTAACAAATGTAAGCGGGAAGGTTTCCGCCTGCAGACGGTGGACAAGGCGCCACTAGCcaagaggagaaagatgaaaaagacGAGTACCAGCACAGAGACCCGCAGCAGTTCCAGTGAGAGCACCCattcctcgtcctcgtcctcccaGTCTCAGGAGAAGACTTTTCCAGGGGGCGACACCAACCCGCAGCCCTCCAAAAGCACACCTGACAACACACCTGGTACCCTGGGAACGGACTCTGAGCACCAACCAGCGCATCCAGCCTTTCACTTCTCAGAAGGACAGTGA